From a single Bryobacter aggregatus MPL3 genomic region:
- a CDS encoding serine hydrolase domain-containing protein, with protein sequence MPCLGVLRIFLMLLISMACLAQPSRLNERMPVWLKAFQVTGVGIGWIEDGKLVWTAFYGDQVPGGPPANARTLYNVASLTKPITAELLLRLAAAGRLSLDEPISPYWVDEDVKDNHWHELLTTRLCLSHQSAFPNWRYQTKNKLQFQWQPGTAFGYSGEGFDYAAHFAEKRPAVCVRAHRDARDFVYASGMVEGQTGEAGGGRIAYEVVRGGSASLHRCDYAKFLIEAMRRDPERWKITRNQTTREMSSVLCKAAKDPKRCSVASGFGLGWHVVKINEEIIVDHTAADSDVKTFAFFHPKRK encoded by the coding sequence GTGCCCTGTCTAGGAGTTCTGCGGATCTTCCTGATGCTCCTGATCTCGATGGCGTGTCTGGCACAGCCGAGTCGATTGAACGAAAGAATGCCGGTTTGGCTCAAGGCCTTCCAAGTGACGGGTGTTGGGATTGGATGGATTGAGGATGGCAAGCTGGTGTGGACTGCGTTTTATGGAGACCAGGTGCCGGGCGGGCCGCCAGCGAATGCACGGACACTTTACAACGTTGCTTCCCTGACGAAACCCATTACAGCCGAACTGTTGCTGCGTCTGGCAGCGGCGGGCAGATTATCACTGGACGAACCTATCTCTCCCTATTGGGTGGATGAGGATGTGAAGGACAACCACTGGCATGAATTGCTGACGACGCGCCTTTGCCTGTCTCACCAAAGCGCCTTTCCGAACTGGCGTTACCAAACCAAGAACAAGTTGCAGTTCCAATGGCAGCCAGGCACTGCGTTTGGATACTCTGGCGAGGGTTTTGATTATGCGGCGCACTTTGCGGAGAAGCGTCCAGCAGTATGTGTTCGAGCCCATCGGGATGCACGAGACTTCGTATACGCCTCGGGAATGGTGGAAGGACAGACAGGCGAAGCCGGTGGAGGACGAATCGCGTACGAAGTGGTCCGCGGCGGATCTGCTTCGCTCCACCGTTGCGATTATGCGAAGTTCCTGATCGAGGCGATGCGGCGCGACCCGGAGAGATGGAAGATCACCCGCAATCAGACGACGCGCGAGATGTCTTCGGTGCTTTGCAAAGCAGCGAAAGACCCGAAGCGTTGCAGCGTAGCCAGCGGCTTTGGCCTCGGTTGGCATGTCGTCAAGATCAATGAGGAGATCATCGTCGATCATACCGCTGCGGACAGCGATGTGAAGACCTTTGCCTTCTTTCACCCGAAGCGCAAGTAG
- a CDS encoding aldo/keto reductase: protein MRRRDLLLSALALKASPATAQTKGEWRNQQSGMAYRQLGRTGYMVSEIVMGGNTISPKNYDHVLAAIDMGLNYLDTAPAYGGGQSELGYAEVLKIRKRDQFFLNSKVSLWDINRNRLYQDIYKSLDDTEQKRLRHLALDEIARRKADAPDYFINYFNGQRDELDQASLANVMAAQYGSKIDRAKNYRQLILDSVDQSLQTLGTDHLDLLMCPHGANTPYEIQNHPEIFEAFETLKKAGKARHLGLSSHTDPGGVLEAAAKTKMYSVAMVAYNMVNSPYVSGAIAAAKQSGMGIISMKSARPFNFRAPRETPAAQMNQLHAAVPGDLKPMMKAYLWNLRNPNLTAAISEMATMEHVKDNVPLAGAKEKAA from the coding sequence ATGAGACGTCGCGACCTGCTCTTGTCTGCGCTGGCCCTGAAGGCCAGTCCAGCAACTGCCCAAACCAAGGGTGAGTGGCGCAACCAGCAATCCGGCATGGCCTACCGGCAGCTGGGCCGCACCGGCTACATGGTGAGCGAGATCGTGATGGGCGGCAACACCATCTCTCCGAAAAACTACGATCATGTGCTCGCCGCGATCGACATGGGGCTCAATTATCTGGACACCGCGCCCGCCTACGGGGGCGGCCAAAGTGAGCTTGGTTACGCCGAGGTCCTGAAGATCCGCAAGCGCGACCAGTTCTTCCTGAACTCCAAAGTCTCGCTCTGGGATATCAATCGCAACCGCCTCTATCAGGACATCTACAAGAGCCTCGACGACACCGAACAGAAGCGCCTGCGCCATCTGGCGCTCGATGAGATTGCCCGCCGCAAGGCGGACGCGCCCGACTACTTCATCAATTACTTCAACGGCCAGCGCGATGAACTCGACCAGGCCTCGCTCGCCAATGTCATGGCCGCGCAGTATGGCAGCAAGATCGATCGTGCAAAAAATTACCGGCAGCTCATCCTTGATAGCGTCGACCAGTCGCTGCAGACTCTCGGCACCGATCACCTCGATCTGCTGATGTGCCCGCACGGCGCCAATACACCTTACGAAATTCAGAATCACCCGGAGATCTTCGAGGCTTTCGAGACCTTGAAGAAGGCTGGCAAGGCCCGTCATCTCGGCCTGTCCTCGCACACAGACCCCGGCGGCGTTCTCGAAGCCGCCGCCAAAACGAAAATGTATTCGGTGGCGATGGTCGCCTACAATATGGTGAACTCGCCCTACGTCAGTGGCGCAATCGCCGCGGCCAAGCAGTCCGGCATGGGCATCATCTCAATGAAGAGCGCCCGGCCCTTCAATTTCCGAGCCCCGCGCGAAACGCCCGCAGCGCAGATGAACCAGTTGCACGCCGCGGTTCCCGGCGATTTGAAGCCGATGATGAAGGCTTATCTCTGGAATCTGCGCAACCCGAATCTCACCGCCGCCATCTCCGAGATGGCCACAATGGAACACGTCAAAGACAACGTGCCGCTTGCCGGCGCGAAGGAGAAGGCAGCTTAA
- a CDS encoding RcgR family putative quorum lactone hydrolase, translating to MLKAKYERWLDRWETDLATRSTDRVVRPFEWGTEWLTDLNLPGLRAYDGQNPEAWIREVNQAAIKNGSDFFQHTTPKDFTLDGEWLRFTSPVDSPYPENNLVEARWFPMPEGKENRRKRAVIVLPHWNSHAEQHVALCQGFQKLGIPALRLSLPYHDRRMPPPLTRADYAVSSNIGRTIHATRQAVLDIRACVDWLEQSGIEHIGIVGTSLGSCYSFLASAYDKRLKVNVFNHCSARFGDVVWTGLSTRHIKKSLEENLSLERLQGVWDVMSPRFYMAQFAKQQEKKNLFIYTTYDTTFLPRYSEEILADVKSHGAPHKLVILPCGHYTMGETPFKFIVGYHIISHIARKLG from the coding sequence ATGTTGAAGGCGAAGTATGAACGGTGGCTCGATCGCTGGGAGACCGATCTGGCTACCCGGTCCACCGACCGCGTGGTGCGCCCCTTTGAATGGGGTACGGAATGGCTCACCGATCTGAATCTGCCGGGTCTCCGGGCCTACGATGGACAGAACCCCGAAGCCTGGATCCGCGAAGTGAACCAGGCTGCGATCAAGAACGGCAGCGACTTCTTCCAGCACACAACGCCGAAAGATTTCACGCTCGACGGCGAATGGCTGCGCTTCACCTCTCCGGTGGATTCGCCCTATCCCGAAAACAATCTCGTCGAAGCCCGCTGGTTCCCGATGCCTGAGGGCAAAGAGAACCGCCGCAAGCGCGCCGTCATCGTCTTACCGCACTGGAACTCGCACGCCGAACAGCATGTCGCCCTCTGCCAGGGCTTCCAGAAGCTCGGCATCCCTGCCCTGCGCCTGAGTCTGCCCTATCATGACCGCCGCATGCCGCCGCCGCTCACCCGCGCCGACTACGCCGTGTCTTCCAATATCGGACGCACCATCCACGCCACGCGCCAGGCCGTTCTCGACATCCGCGCCTGCGTCGATTGGCTCGAACAAAGTGGCATTGAGCACATCGGCATCGTCGGCACCAGTCTCGGCTCCTGTTACTCCTTCCTCGCTAGCGCCTACGACAAGCGGCTGAAGGTCAATGTCTTCAACCATTGCTCGGCCCGCTTCGGCGACGTCGTCTGGACTGGCCTTTCCACGCGCCACATCAAGAAGAGTCTCGAGGAGAATCTCAGCCTCGAACGCCTCCAGGGTGTCTGGGACGTCATGAGTCCCCGCTTCTATATGGCGCAGTTTGCCAAGCAGCAAGAGAAGAAAAACCTCTTTATTTACACCACCTACGACACCACCTTCTTGCCGCGTTACTCGGAAGAGATCCTCGCCGACGTCAAGAGCCACGGCGCACCGCATAAATTGGTCATCCTTCCCTGCGGTCATTACACGATGGGCGAGACGCCCTTCAAGTTCATCGTCGGCTATCACATCATTTCTCACATTGCTCGAAAATTAGGCTAA
- a CDS encoding RNA polymerase sigma factor produces the protein MRQSIGQMQGTDAEIIGLIRNGDKSAYKVLVDRHSRMIFRVAYRITRNEGDSEDVVQESFLRAYRNLERFDERASFGTWLQRIATNCSLDLVRKRKHTADTGGEVPDYADAAPKPDRLLESSRMREQLERGMQTLSEQEREAFLMRHIEGQSIPEISDKLAIGISAAKHSVFRAVEKLRRYAAGR, from the coding sequence ATGCGTCAGTCTATTGGACAGATGCAGGGGACTGACGCCGAGATCATCGGTCTGATCCGCAATGGCGACAAGAGTGCCTACAAGGTGCTCGTGGATCGTCACAGCCGGATGATCTTCCGGGTTGCCTACCGCATCACTCGCAACGAAGGAGACAGCGAAGATGTGGTGCAAGAGAGCTTTTTACGGGCCTATCGAAATTTGGAACGCTTTGACGAGCGAGCCAGCTTCGGCACCTGGCTCCAACGCATCGCAACCAACTGCTCGCTCGATCTGGTCCGCAAACGCAAGCACACGGCAGACACTGGCGGCGAGGTTCCGGACTACGCCGACGCGGCCCCCAAGCCCGACCGGCTCCTCGAAAGCAGCCGCATGCGCGAGCAACTGGAGCGCGGCATGCAAACCCTGAGTGAGCAGGAGCGCGAAGCCTTTTTGATGCGCCACATCGAAGGGCAATCGATTCCCGAAATCAGCGACAAACTGGCGATCGGCATCAGTGCTGCCAAGCATAGTGTCTTTCGTGCAGTGGAGAAATTGAGGCGTTATGCAGCAGGACGATGA
- a CDS encoding HEAT repeat domain-containing protein codes for MKLLLPLTLTGALLLGYVADEKNYQEALSRIDSRDYNVALAKLRTEINSATSRADAAMYWSAYIKNKLGERNEALKLLADMQQKFGKSSWMDDARALQLEIQQASGKKISPEEQADEDLKLMAIQGLMNAEPERSIPLLEQILNSQKSPRLKKQALFVLGQSSNSKAQEVIGRIAKGTGNPELQKMAIHSLGIGGKKNAPILEDVYKSSSDLAVKKEILHSFMIMGEKDRLGSLARSEPDESLRSQAIHQLGISGGKEYLVQLYGTETSLKVKKQIMHGLFVGGAAKELVQVARSEKDPELKKEAFRSLSMMNSKEATDFMMEILK; via the coding sequence ATGAAACTGCTATTGCCATTGACCCTCACCGGCGCCCTGTTGCTGGGCTACGTTGCGGACGAAAAGAATTACCAGGAAGCCCTGTCCAGAATCGATAGCCGCGATTACAACGTCGCACTTGCCAAGTTGCGCACAGAGATCAACTCGGCCACTTCCCGCGCCGACGCAGCGATGTACTGGAGCGCCTACATCAAGAACAAACTCGGCGAGCGTAACGAGGCGCTGAAGCTGCTCGCCGACATGCAGCAGAAGTTCGGCAAGAGTTCCTGGATGGACGACGCACGCGCTCTGCAGCTCGAAATCCAACAGGCCTCCGGCAAGAAGATCTCCCCTGAAGAGCAGGCCGACGAAGACCTCAAGCTGATGGCGATCCAAGGCCTCATGAATGCCGAACCCGAACGCAGCATCCCGCTCCTTGAGCAGATCTTAAATTCCCAAAAGAGTCCTCGGCTGAAGAAGCAGGCTCTCTTCGTTCTGGGCCAAAGTAGCAATAGCAAGGCGCAGGAAGTGATCGGCCGCATCGCCAAAGGCACCGGCAATCCCGAGCTGCAAAAGATGGCCATCCACAGCCTCGGTATCGGTGGCAAAAAGAATGCCCCCATCCTCGAAGACGTCTACAAAAGCTCCAGCGACCTCGCCGTCAAGAAGGAAATTCTGCACAGCTTCATGATCATGGGAGAGAAGGATCGTCTCGGCTCTCTGGCCAGGAGCGAACCCGACGAATCGCTGCGATCGCAGGCCATCCACCAGCTCGGCATCAGCGGCGGCAAGGAGTATTTGGTCCAGCTTTACGGCACGGAAACCAGTCTAAAAGTGAAGAAGCAGATCATGCACGGCCTCTTCGTCGGCGGAGCCGCCAAGGAACTCGTGCAGGTGGCCCGCTCTGAAAAAGATCCGGAGTTGAAGAAGGAAGCCTTCCGCTCGCTCAGCATGATGAACAGCAAAGAAGCGACAGACTTTATGATGGAGATCCTCAAATGA
- a CDS encoding M15 family metallopeptidase, whose translation MKSTADSRNLDDLTPEFRSKIDALLAACEARGVRMQPFFTIRSPFIQAQLWCQSRSAPTIAAEASKLRAAGAPWLASLLQAPPKAGPLLTNALPGQSWHQWGEAVDCYVTGSQNEAIWDAKHPGYRVYAEEAVKLGLDAGANWKTMKDTVHVQLRQQASPSSAGMSWAEIEAAMIKRFRED comes from the coding sequence TTGAAAAGTACAGCCGACTCGAGAAACCTTGACGATCTGACACCCGAATTTCGATCCAAAATCGACGCGCTCCTCGCCGCCTGCGAGGCACGGGGCGTCCGGATGCAACCCTTTTTCACGATCCGTTCCCCCTTCATCCAAGCCCAACTCTGGTGCCAAAGCCGCTCCGCACCGACAATCGCCGCCGAGGCATCGAAACTCCGCGCCGCCGGCGCCCCCTGGCTGGCCAGTCTGTTACAGGCGCCCCCCAAGGCAGGTCCGCTGCTCACCAATGCGCTCCCGGGCCAGAGCTGGCACCAGTGGGGCGAAGCCGTCGATTGCTATGTCACCGGTTCCCAAAACGAAGCCATTTGGGACGCGAAGCACCCGGGGTACCGGGTCTATGCCGAAGAGGCGGTGAAACTGGGCCTTGACGCCGGAGCCAACTGGAAAACGATGAAGGACACCGTCCACGTGCAGCTCCGCCAACAAGCGTCCCCATCTTCTGCCGGAATGTCCTGGGCAGAAATCGAAGCCGCAATGATCAAACGTTTCCGTGAAGATTAG
- a CDS encoding gluconate 2-dehydrogenase subunit 3 family protein yields MECTRRAAVTLALSRWTDAEVQGQSAPSGILNRNELETLNRYAALIIPASPHSGGAAVAASPSLQRTWRRGLAAWAQSKDHAATLHTLTANEFSPKTQADQFFILFKTALVSAFYTSEEGITKELGYQGLAHLHHFPAPDGQPFETPANDKPLLRSR; encoded by the coding sequence TTGGAATGCACCCGTCGTGCAGCCGTTACTCTGGCACTTTCCCGTTGGACCGATGCGGAAGTGCAGGGCCAATCCGCGCCCAGCGGAATCCTCAATCGCAACGAACTCGAAACCCTGAATCGCTACGCCGCCCTCATCATCCCCGCCTCCCCGCATAGCGGCGGAGCCGCAGTTGCCGCCTCGCCCTCGCTGCAGCGCACCTGGCGCCGCGGCCTCGCCGCATGGGCTCAATCGAAAGACCACGCGGCGACACTCCACACCCTGACCGCCAACGAATTCTCCCCCAAGACCCAAGCCGACCAGTTCTTTATCCTCTTCAAGACTGCGCTCGTGAGCGCCTTTTATACCTCAGAAGAAGGCATCACCAAGGAGCTCGGATACCAGGGCCTCGCCCACCTCCACCACTTCCCCGCCCCCGATGGACAGCCCTTCGAGACACCCGCCAACGACAAACCGCTGTTGAGGTCCCGATGA
- a CDS encoding FAD-dependent monooxygenase — MKTYDVCIIGSGASGGMTAQVLTEAGLDCVMLEAGPMRPVSQFPIHRIRRWNLPGRGLHGHYFQEWLSETGFLADEKKEPYTVAGQDHFAFWRVRAVGGKSLFWVGVAPRFGPEEFQPLDDYNAKWPVRYEEIAPYMTVSKRELASLRPSRQLGPSPGTKALRPSRPRPAKASGAVSR, encoded by the coding sequence ATGAAAACCTACGACGTCTGCATCATCGGCTCTGGCGCCTCCGGTGGCATGACGGCGCAGGTCCTCACCGAGGCCGGTCTCGATTGCGTGATGCTCGAAGCCGGCCCCATGCGGCCCGTCTCGCAATTCCCCATCCATCGCATCCGGCGCTGGAATCTGCCCGGCCGCGGACTCCACGGCCACTATTTTCAGGAATGGCTCAGTGAAACCGGCTTCCTCGCCGACGAAAAGAAAGAGCCCTATACGGTTGCAGGTCAAGATCACTTCGCCTTCTGGCGGGTACGCGCTGTCGGTGGCAAAAGCCTGTTCTGGGTTGGCGTCGCGCCCCGCTTTGGTCCCGAAGAATTCCAACCCCTCGACGACTACAATGCAAAATGGCCGGTCCGCTACGAGGAGATCGCGCCGTATATGACCGTGTCGAAGAGAGAATTGGCGTCTCTTCGACCGTCCAGGCAGTTGGGGCCTTCCCCCGGAACAAAGGCCTTGCGCCCTTCACGCCCAAGGCCTGCGAAGGCATCGGGCGCGGTCTCAAGGTGA
- a CDS encoding GMC oxidoreductase — protein sequence MGVSSTVQAVGAFPRNKGLAPFTPKACEGIGRGLKVIPIPKAVLTADHHGRPACHYCGPCWQGCDSGSKFDSLRVFVLAAQNTGRLHLIPNARVRHLEAGPDGQLKTVHYFGTEKRAWQELRAKAFVLCPGAIESAHILLNSKMANSSGLVGRYLSEHLYASVSAHLPQLMGRKIANEDGSGLYSFIPDCTKNWRGTKFIRGYQIFPMGGAGEFTLVGNQIPGNGTDWMEAIRNYSTAGVSLMFQGEVLRYRDNRIELDPVLKDDAGIPAPTYFYEWHGNERAMFKDMIEVGNEILHKAGAEMLPNRNPHEYGHSIHDVGTARMGKDPRNSVTNPWNQSHDVPNLFVNDGAPFVTAGNQNPTLTILAFALRSSERMVRLMQNNTWTD from the coding sequence ATTGGCGTCTCTTCGACCGTCCAGGCAGTTGGGGCCTTCCCCCGGAACAAAGGCCTTGCGCCCTTCACGCCCAAGGCCTGCGAAGGCATCGGGCGCGGTCTCAAGGTGATTCCGATCCCCAAAGCGGTCCTCACTGCGGACCACCACGGGCGTCCCGCCTGCCACTACTGCGGCCCCTGCTGGCAGGGCTGCGATTCCGGCTCAAAGTTTGACTCGCTGCGCGTCTTCGTCCTCGCCGCGCAGAACACCGGCCGCCTCCACCTGATCCCCAACGCACGCGTGCGCCATCTTGAAGCGGGCCCCGACGGCCAGCTCAAGACCGTCCACTATTTCGGTACCGAGAAGCGCGCATGGCAGGAGCTCCGGGCCAAGGCCTTCGTGCTGTGCCCCGGCGCCATCGAGAGCGCGCACATCCTGCTCAACTCGAAGATGGCAAACTCAAGCGGCCTGGTGGGACGCTATCTCAGCGAACACCTCTATGCCAGCGTCAGCGCCCACCTCCCGCAACTGATGGGCCGCAAGATCGCCAATGAAGACGGCAGCGGCCTGTATTCCTTCATCCCCGACTGCACCAAGAACTGGCGCGGCACGAAGTTCATCCGCGGCTACCAGATCTTCCCCATGGGCGGCGCCGGTGAGTTCACGCTGGTCGGCAACCAGATCCCCGGCAATGGCACGGATTGGATGGAAGCCATTCGCAACTATTCCACAGCTGGTGTCAGCCTCATGTTCCAGGGCGAAGTGCTCCGCTACCGCGACAACCGGATTGAGCTCGATCCCGTCCTCAAAGATGACGCCGGAATTCCGGCTCCGACATACTTCTATGAGTGGCATGGCAACGAGCGCGCTATGTTCAAAGACATGATCGAAGTCGGCAACGAGATCCTCCACAAGGCAGGCGCCGAAATGCTCCCCAATCGCAATCCCCATGAATACGGCCACTCCATCCACGACGTCGGCACCGCGCGCATGGGCAAGGACCCACGCAACAGCGTAACCAACCCCTGGAACCAATCGCACGACGTCCCCAATCTGTTCGTCAATGATGGAGCCCCTTTTGTCACCGCAGGCAATCAGAACCCCACACTCACCATCCTCGCCTTCGCGCTCCGCTCCAGTGAGCGCATGGTCCGCCTGATGCAGAACAACACATGGACAGACTGA